The following are from one region of the Veillonella nakazawae genome:
- a CDS encoding argininosuccinate synthase: MGKANKVVLAYSGGLDTSVIIPWLKENYGAEVIAVCVDLGQPEDYDAVEKKAIKSGASKAYIVDAKEEFVKDYVWPTVKAGAVYEGKYLLGTSFARPLIGKILVDIAKKEGADAIAHGATGKGNDQVRFELAIKALAPNMKIIAPWREWDLKSRTDCMEYAAKHDIPVVATKSHPYSMDQNVWHLSHEGGDLENPANAPKDDVYLVTHTPEQAPDEAGYVTVFFKDGVPVAVDGQEGTPLQLLEKLNEIGAHYGVGVVDIVENRLVGMKSRGVYENPGGSIIMYAHRELEYLCLDRATYHYKELIANKYAELVYDGMWFAPLMNALQAFVDETQKTVTGEVKLKLYKGNIISAGATSPYSLYSEDFVTFEEDDVYNQADAAGFINLFGLPLKINALMKEKAGK; this comes from the coding sequence ATGGGTAAAGCAAATAAAGTAGTACTCGCATATTCTGGTGGTTTAGACACATCCGTTATCATTCCTTGGTTAAAAGAAAATTATGGAGCTGAAGTTATCGCAGTGTGCGTAGACTTGGGCCAACCTGAGGATTATGATGCAGTTGAGAAAAAAGCAATCAAATCCGGTGCTTCTAAAGCGTACATCGTTGATGCTAAAGAAGAGTTCGTAAAAGATTATGTATGGCCAACAGTAAAAGCGGGTGCAGTTTATGAAGGTAAATATTTATTAGGTACATCCTTCGCTAGACCTTTAATCGGTAAAATCCTTGTAGATATTGCTAAAAAAGAAGGTGCTGATGCTATCGCTCACGGTGCGACTGGTAAAGGTAATGACCAAGTTCGTTTCGAACTTGCTATCAAAGCATTGGCTCCTAATATGAAAATCATCGCTCCTTGGAGAGAATGGGATTTGAAATCCAGAACAGACTGCATGGAATACGCTGCTAAACATGATATTCCAGTTGTAGCTACGAAATCCCATCCATATTCCATGGACCAAAACGTATGGCATTTGTCCCATGAAGGCGGCGATCTTGAAAATCCAGCAAATGCTCCTAAAGATGATGTGTACTTGGTAACACATACTCCTGAACAAGCTCCAGATGAAGCTGGTTATGTAACTGTATTCTTCAAAGATGGCGTACCTGTAGCAGTAGATGGCCAAGAAGGTACTCCATTACAATTATTAGAAAAACTCAACGAAATCGGTGCACACTATGGCGTAGGCGTTGTAGATATCGTTGAAAATAGATTAGTAGGCATGAAATCCCGTGGCGTTTATGAAAACCCAGGTGGATCCATCATCATGTATGCTCATAGAGAACTTGAATACCTTTGCCTCGACAGAGCTACATACCACTACAAAGAACTTATTGCTAACAAATACGCTGAACTTGTATACGATGGCATGTGGTTCGCACCATTGATGAACGCTTTGCAAGCATTCGTTGATGAAACTCAAAAAACTGTAACTGGTGAAGTAAAACTTAAATTGTACAAAGGCAACATTATCTCTGCTGGTGCAACTTCTCCATACTCCTTGTACAGCGAAGATTTCGTAACATTCGAAGAAGATGATGTATACAACCAAGCTGATGCGGCTGGTTTCATCAACTTGTTCGGTTTACCTCTTAAAATTAATGCATTAATGAAAGAAAAGGCAGGTAAATAA